From Agrobacterium vitis:
AATCGATGAGCATCAGCCATCTCTATGCATCGCCGATCTTCACGGCCACCCGTGGTTCCACCCACGGTTATGATGTGGTGGATGCCAACGAAATCGACCCGGTTATCGGTGGGAAAGCCGGTTTCGAGCGGATGTGCGCTGCTCTTGCGAAGGCGGATATCGGCCTCATCCTCGATATCGTTCCCAACCATATGGCGGCCTCGGTCGAAAACGCCTGGTGGTACGACGTGCTGCGAAATGGCAGCCAGAGCGCCTATGCCGGGCATTTCGATATTGACTGGAGCCGGAAGCTGACCTTGCCATTGCTTGGCAAGACCCTTGAGGATGCCCTTACCGATGGTGAGTTGACTGTCATACGGGATGACAACACCGACCGGTTCAGCCTTGGCTATTTCGAGACGCATATTCCCTTGAGCGATGAAAGCATCGCGCAGGCGCTTGTCTCTGAAAATACCGACCGGGCGGCCTTGGCCGAGGTGCTCGCGTCGCCTGAAAAAATCAGGGCTTTACTCGATGCCCAGCATTGGCAGCTTCAACATTGGCAACAGGCTGCCGAAAGCCTGAGCTATCGCCGCTTCTTCGAAGTCACCGGCCTGGTGGGTGTCTGCGTGGAAAAACCGCAGGTGTTTGAAGACAGCCACCGGCTGATCCTCGATCTGGTGCGGTCGGGGCAGGTTCAGGGATTGCGGATCGATCACGTCGACGGGCTGGCTGACCCGGCGGGCTATCTTGCTCGTCTGCGCGAGGTGGCGGGACCGCAGACTTATATCACTGTCGAGAAAATTCTGGGGGCAGGCGAGGTGATTGCGCCGAGCTGGCCGGTGTCCGGCACGACTGGGTACGAATTCATCACCGCCCTGTCGCACCTCTACATCAATGGCGAGGGGCTGGAGCGTCTTCAGCAGGCCTATAACGACACCGACGCCGGAGCTGCGGACTATGTCAAAGGCCTGCGGGACGCCAAGACCCGGATGGTCCAACGCAATTTCAAGGGCGAAGTCACCCGGCTGGTGGCGCTGGCGCAATCGATTGGCACCGGTCACGACGAGGACGAGTTGCGCAAGGCGATACAGGAATTGCTGATCGCTTTTCCAGTCTACCGGACCTATGGCTATCACGGCGACCTTGATGCGCAGGACAAAATTGTCCTGGAAAAGGTCGTTGCACAGGCTCGGCTCTGGGGAGTGGACGATGGCGCGCTTGGCGTTATTGAGCGCCTGTTGCTCGGCGGGTTCGAGGCGGAAACGGCGCATGAATTCCGCATCCGCTTCCAGCAGTTGAGCGGTCCTGTCATGGCCAAGGCATTGGAAGATACGCTGTTCTACCGCTACAATCGCCTGATTGCCGCAAACGAGGTTGGTGGCGAGCCAGCCCATGCGCCGGGTGGTGTCCGCGCCTTCCACACCGCAATGATCGAGCGCTTGCAGACCCAGAAGCATGGTCTGTCTGCAAGCTCCACCCATGACACCAAGCGCGGCGAGGATGCGCGCGCCCGTCTCTATACCTTATCGGAAGGGGCGGATGCCTGGATCGACGGTGTGAGCCGCTGGCGCCAGATGCATCGCGGCAGTCTCGTCTCCTTGCCGGATGGTCCAGCGCCAGATCCGAATGTAGAGTGGATGCTGTACCAGGCTTTGGCAGGGATCTGGCTCGCGCCGACCGAAACAACCGATCCAGCCACGCTGGCCGATCGCTTTCTGGCCTATACTGAAAAAGCGCTTA
This genomic window contains:
- the treY gene encoding malto-oligosyltrehalose synthase — protein: MTIPTATYRLQFRNGITFDHAIDLIPHLKSMSISHLYASPIFTATRGSTHGYDVVDANEIDPVIGGKAGFERMCAALAKADIGLILDIVPNHMAASVENAWWYDVLRNGSQSAYAGHFDIDWSRKLTLPLLGKTLEDALTDGELTVIRDDNTDRFSLGYFETHIPLSDESIAQALVSENTDRAALAEVLASPEKIRALLDAQHWQLQHWQQAAESLSYRRFFEVTGLVGVCVEKPQVFEDSHRLILDLVRSGQVQGLRIDHVDGLADPAGYLARLREVAGPQTYITVEKILGAGEVIAPSWPVSGTTGYEFITALSHLYINGEGLERLQQAYNDTDAGAADYVKGLRDAKTRMVQRNFKGEVTRLVALAQSIGTGHDEDELRKAIQELLIAFPVYRTYGYHGDLDAQDKIVLEKVVAQARLWGVDDGALGVIERLLLGGFEAETAHEFRIRFQQLSGPVMAKALEDTLFYRYNRLIAANEVGGEPAHAPGGVRAFHTAMIERLQTQKHGLSASSTHDTKRGEDARARLYTLSEGADAWIDGVSRWRQMHRGSLVSLPDGPAPDPNVEWMLYQALAGIWLAPTETTDPATLADRFLAYTEKALREAKLRTDWAEPNEAFEQAVLAYAEQLVSPENRSFLTDFSDTLRPFMAAGEVNSLSQTLIKLTAPGVPDIYQGTEGKDDSLVDPDNRRTIDYQALAAEMTAPANERPVSFIQRKQRLIQEVLALRSRHASLFNDGDYVPLEVTGHARDHVIAFARVKGNDKALTIAPRLVFGRLDPEMARVAAEFWADTMIVCPESVQGPLHNILSGRLFNREQMLVSNLLEGDDIALLVTPSLTAIDRQA